A genome region from Alicyclobacillus acidocaldarius subsp. acidocaldarius DSM 446 includes the following:
- the argF gene encoding ornithine carbamoyltransferase, with protein MAVWDMKNALGRGSSTVVPLGSNYLSVRLQNALWSCHRVMAGKDLLHFSDLSGDDLRNLVHLAELLKEAQKSRFTHTLLAGKTLGMIFDKSSTRTRISFEVGMLQLGGHALFLPGNMLQTGRGEPISDTARVMSRYLDGVMIRTFRQQDVEEFAKYADIPVINGLTDEFHPCQLLADALTILEHKGRLEGITVAFIGDGNNLAHSWLQLAPKLGMNIRVATPPGYQPMQWVVEEAKLHAVQQGTEVLVTTDPERAIEGADVVYTDTWVSMGDEEEAEERLKHFEGYQVNEKLCALAKPDYVFMHCLPAHRGEEVSPDVIDGPHSIIFDQAENRLHAQKAVLAATMADASAFGEDL; from the coding sequence GTGGCAGTGTGGGATATGAAGAACGCCCTTGGACGCGGATCGTCGACCGTCGTGCCGCTGGGCTCGAACTATCTGTCGGTCCGGCTGCAGAACGCCCTCTGGTCCTGCCATCGGGTCATGGCGGGCAAGGACCTGCTTCATTTCAGCGATCTGTCCGGTGACGATTTGCGCAATCTCGTGCATCTCGCCGAGTTGCTGAAAGAAGCGCAAAAGTCGCGGTTCACGCACACGCTTCTCGCCGGCAAAACGCTCGGCATGATCTTCGATAAATCGTCGACGCGAACCCGGATCTCGTTTGAGGTCGGCATGTTGCAGCTCGGAGGCCACGCCCTGTTCCTGCCGGGCAACATGCTGCAGACTGGGCGCGGCGAGCCGATTTCCGACACGGCGCGGGTCATGTCGCGCTACCTGGACGGCGTGATGATCCGGACGTTCCGCCAGCAGGACGTCGAGGAGTTCGCGAAGTACGCGGATATCCCGGTCATCAACGGGTTGACCGACGAATTCCACCCGTGCCAGCTGCTCGCGGACGCGCTGACCATCCTCGAGCACAAGGGGCGGCTCGAGGGGATCACCGTCGCCTTCATCGGAGACGGCAACAACCTCGCCCACTCGTGGCTGCAGCTCGCGCCGAAGCTCGGCATGAACATCCGCGTGGCGACGCCGCCCGGCTATCAGCCCATGCAGTGGGTCGTCGAAGAGGCAAAGCTGCACGCCGTTCAGCAGGGAACGGAAGTGCTCGTCACGACGGATCCGGAGCGGGCCATCGAGGGCGCGGACGTGGTGTACACCGACACCTGGGTGTCGATGGGCGACGAAGAAGAGGCCGAAGAGCGCCTGAAGCACTTCGAGGGCTATCAGGTGAACGAGAAGCTGTGCGCCCTCGCGAAACCGGACTATGTGTTCATGCACTGCCTGCCCGCGCACCGCGGGGAGGAAGTGTCGCCGGACGTGATCGACGGGCCGCACTCCATCATCTTTGATCAGGCGGAAAATCGGCTGCACGCGCAGAAGGCGGTGCTCGCCGCCACCATGGCGGACGCAAGCGCGTTTGGGGAGGACTTGTGA
- a CDS encoding argininosuccinate synthase has translation MAEKLVLAYSGGLDTSVSIPWIRDHYGYDVIAMCVDVGEGKDLDATQAKAIQVGAVKSYKIDAKAQFAESFILPALKANALYEGKYPLASALSRPLISKLLVEVAEREGAVAVAHGCTGKGNDQVRFEVSIHALNPNLKVIAPVREWGFTRDEEIRYAKEHGVPIPVDLDNPFSIDANLWGRAIECGVLEDPWQEAPEGAFLWTVSPEEAPDEPEEIVISFEQGKPVALNGESLPLVDLIHRVNEIAGRHGVGRIDHVENRLVGIKSREVYESPAGKVLIMAHQELEHLTLTREVLQYKMGLELEYAKLIYNGLWYSPLKAAFDAFIDETQRYVTGDVRVKLYKGHAQATGRKSPYSLYRHDLATYETGDKFDHGAAVGFIRLYGLPTTVYATLHAGEEKPTNLGDDAYSVLGDEVEAKA, from the coding sequence ATGGCAGAAAAGCTCGTGCTCGCCTACTCGGGCGGATTGGATACCTCGGTCTCGATCCCGTGGATTCGGGATCACTACGGCTATGACGTGATCGCGATGTGCGTCGACGTGGGCGAAGGCAAGGATCTCGACGCCACGCAGGCGAAGGCGATTCAGGTGGGCGCGGTCAAATCCTACAAGATCGACGCGAAGGCGCAGTTTGCGGAGTCGTTCATTTTGCCGGCGCTGAAGGCGAACGCCCTGTACGAGGGCAAGTACCCGCTCGCCTCGGCCTTGTCGCGCCCGCTCATTTCGAAGCTGCTCGTGGAGGTGGCCGAACGCGAGGGTGCGGTGGCGGTTGCGCACGGCTGCACGGGCAAGGGGAACGATCAGGTCCGGTTCGAGGTGTCCATCCACGCGCTGAATCCGAACCTGAAGGTGATTGCGCCGGTGCGCGAGTGGGGATTCACGCGGGACGAGGAAATCCGCTATGCGAAGGAGCACGGCGTCCCCATCCCGGTCGATCTCGACAATCCCTTCAGCATCGACGCGAACCTCTGGGGCCGCGCGATTGAGTGCGGCGTGTTGGAAGATCCTTGGCAGGAGGCGCCGGAAGGCGCGTTTTTGTGGACGGTCTCGCCGGAAGAGGCGCCTGACGAGCCCGAGGAAATCGTGATCTCGTTCGAGCAGGGCAAGCCGGTGGCCTTAAACGGCGAGTCGCTTCCGCTCGTCGACCTCATTCACCGGGTGAACGAGATCGCCGGGCGGCACGGCGTCGGCCGGATCGACCACGTCGAAAACCGGCTCGTCGGCATCAAGTCGCGCGAGGTGTACGAGTCGCCCGCTGGCAAGGTGCTCATCATGGCGCATCAGGAGCTGGAGCACCTCACGCTGACTCGCGAAGTGCTGCAGTACAAGATGGGCCTCGAGCTCGAGTACGCGAAGCTCATCTACAACGGGCTCTGGTACTCGCCGCTCAAAGCGGCCTTCGACGCGTTCATCGACGAGACCCAAAGATACGTGACGGGCGATGTGCGCGTGAAGTTGTACAAGGGCCACGCGCAGGCGACGGGCCGCAAGTCGCCCTACTCGCTCTACCGGCACGATCTCGCCACGTACGAGACGGGTGACAAGTTCGATCACGGCGCCGCGGTCGGGTTCATCCGCCTGTACGGGCTGCCGACGACCGTTTACGCCACGTTGCATGCGGGCGAGGAGAAGCCGACGAACCTCGGCGATGACGCCTACTCTGTGCTCGGGGACGAGGTGGAGGCCAAGGCATGA
- the argH gene encoding argininosuccinate lyase yields the protein MKLWGGRFSEDTNQLVLEYTASISFDKRLFPYDIRGSIAHARMLGQTGILAPHEARAIIDGLESLLADYEAGKLEFRLEDEDVHMNVERLLTERIGDVAKKLHTARSRNDQVALDMHLWARDAVDELLAGVKRLERALVSVAERHLDVIVPGFTHLQRAQPVLFAHHLLAYVWMLLRDERRLLALKDEIDRMPLGAAALAGTTFPIDREMVAEELGFTRLYENSMDAVSDRDYLLGLLFNCATVMTHLSRLAEEMVLWSSEEFGWIELSDAYATGSSIMPQKKNPDVPELVRGKTGRVYGHLMGLLTVLKGLPLAYNKDLQEDKEGAFDAVDTVVPALELMAGTVETMKVRRERLQHAFARDFSNATDLADYLVRKGLPFREAHEVVGRLVADALAKGTNLAGLSLEEMRARSPLIDEDAYEALDIARVVEARQSRGGTAPSAVRLQLALAKEAVEGQG from the coding sequence ATGAAGCTTTGGGGCGGACGCTTCAGCGAAGACACGAATCAGCTTGTGCTCGAGTACACGGCGTCCATCTCGTTCGACAAGCGCCTGTTTCCCTACGATATCCGCGGTTCCATCGCGCACGCGAGGATGCTCGGCCAGACCGGCATCCTCGCGCCGCATGAGGCGCGCGCGATCATCGACGGACTCGAATCCCTCCTCGCGGACTACGAGGCAGGCAAGCTCGAGTTTCGCCTCGAGGACGAGGACGTGCACATGAATGTCGAACGGCTGCTCACGGAGCGCATCGGCGACGTCGCGAAGAAGCTTCACACGGCGCGGAGCCGAAACGATCAGGTGGCGCTCGACATGCACCTGTGGGCGCGAGACGCGGTGGACGAGCTCCTGGCGGGGGTCAAGCGCCTGGAGCGCGCGCTCGTCTCGGTGGCGGAGCGCCATTTGGACGTGATTGTCCCTGGATTCACGCACCTGCAGCGCGCCCAGCCCGTGCTCTTTGCCCATCACCTGCTGGCGTACGTGTGGATGTTGCTCAGGGACGAGCGGCGACTGCTGGCGCTGAAGGACGAGATCGACAGGATGCCCCTTGGCGCAGCGGCGCTCGCGGGCACGACGTTTCCCATCGACCGAGAGATGGTCGCGGAAGAGCTGGGCTTCACGCGGCTCTACGAAAATTCGATGGACGCGGTCTCGGACCGGGATTATCTGCTCGGCCTGCTCTTCAACTGCGCGACCGTCATGACGCACCTGTCGCGCCTTGCCGAGGAGATGGTGCTCTGGTCGAGCGAGGAGTTTGGCTGGATTGAGCTTTCGGACGCCTATGCGACGGGATCGAGCATCATGCCGCAGAAGAAAAACCCGGACGTGCCGGAGTTGGTGCGCGGGAAGACGGGCCGCGTGTATGGGCACCTGATGGGCCTCTTGACGGTGCTGAAGGGCTTGCCGCTCGCGTACAACAAGGATCTGCAGGAAGACAAGGAGGGCGCCTTCGACGCGGTCGACACGGTGGTGCCGGCGCTTGAACTCATGGCGGGGACGGTCGAGACCATGAAGGTGCGCCGAGAACGGCTTCAGCACGCGTTTGCGCGCGATTTTTCCAATGCGACCGATCTCGCCGACTACCTGGTGCGCAAGGGGCTTCCGTTTCGGGAGGCCCACGAGGTGGTCGGCAGGCTCGTGGCGGACGCGCTCGCGAAGGGAACCAACCTGGCGGGCCTGTCCCTCGAAGAGATGCGGGCGAGATCGCCTTTGATTGACGAGGACGCGTACGAGGCGCTCGACATCGCGCGCGTCGTGGAGGCGCGCCAGTCGCGCGGCGGTACGGCGCCGTCCGCGGTGCGTCTCCAGCTCGCGCTCGCCAAGGAGGCCGTCGAAGGGCAGGGCTGA
- a CDS encoding aspartate kinase — MLVVQKYGGTSVGSTERIRAVADRIARTRAEGHDVVVVVSAMGHTTDELVDLAGAIVDRPDPREMDQLLATGEQVSAALLAMRLISLGVPAKSLTGWQAGIATEPVHGNARVARIDTSSLRALLAQGIVPVVTGFQGIADGEVTTLGRGGSDTSAVAIAAALGADLCEIYTDVEGVYTTDPRVVKTAQKLAAISYDEMLELANLGAQVLHPRAVENAKHFGVKLVVRSSFTERDGTEVVAENQLEGRRVVTGIAFERQVARVAVVGVPVEEHALAAIFSALADRGVNVDVIVQSVVDDQAVDVSFTVHESDLDKAEQVVAELKPKIGFKRMEKESPLAKVSIVGAGMISNPGVAAQMFVALRDAKVPIHMVTTSEIKVSCVIPADLVEVAVQALHRAFIEAEAVTPLTHAR; from the coding sequence GTGCTCGTCGTACAGAAATATGGCGGCACGTCCGTGGGATCGACGGAGCGGATCCGGGCCGTGGCGGACCGCATCGCCCGGACCCGGGCCGAGGGGCACGACGTGGTGGTGGTGGTCTCCGCCATGGGCCACACCACGGACGAGTTGGTCGATCTCGCCGGAGCCATTGTGGACAGGCCGGATCCTCGGGAGATGGATCAGCTCCTCGCGACGGGAGAGCAGGTGTCGGCGGCGCTTTTGGCCATGCGGCTCATCTCGCTCGGCGTGCCCGCGAAGTCGCTGACGGGTTGGCAGGCCGGGATCGCCACCGAGCCGGTGCACGGCAATGCCCGCGTGGCGAGGATCGACACGTCATCGCTGAGGGCGCTTCTCGCGCAAGGCATCGTGCCGGTGGTGACGGGATTTCAAGGCATTGCGGATGGCGAGGTGACGACCCTCGGGCGCGGCGGATCGGACACCTCGGCCGTGGCCATCGCTGCAGCGCTCGGCGCCGATCTCTGCGAGATCTACACCGACGTCGAAGGCGTGTACACCACGGATCCGCGCGTCGTGAAGACCGCGCAAAAGCTCGCGGCCATCTCGTACGACGAGATGCTCGAGCTCGCCAACCTCGGCGCCCAGGTGCTGCACCCGCGTGCGGTGGAAAACGCCAAGCACTTCGGCGTGAAGCTCGTCGTGAGGTCCAGTTTTACGGAAAGGGATGGGACGGAAGTCGTGGCGGAGAATCAGCTGGAAGGCCGCCGGGTGGTCACCGGCATCGCGTTCGAGCGCCAGGTGGCGCGCGTCGCCGTCGTCGGCGTGCCGGTCGAGGAACACGCGCTCGCGGCCATCTTTTCGGCGCTGGCCGATCGCGGCGTGAACGTGGACGTGATCGTGCAGAGCGTGGTGGACGACCAGGCGGTGGACGTGTCGTTCACGGTGCACGAGAGCGATCTCGACAAGGCGGAGCAGGTCGTGGCGGAGTTGAAGCCCAAGATTGGCTTCAAGCGGATGGAGAAGGAGTCGCCGCTCGCGAAGGTGTCCATCGTGGGCGCGGGCATGATCTCGAACCCTGGCGTCGCGGCGCAGATGTTTGTGGCGCTTCGCGATGCCAAGGTGCCGATTCACATGGTGACCACCTCAGAGATCAAGGTGTCGTGCGTCATTCCCGCGGACTTGGTCGAGGTGGCGGTGCAGGCGCTGCACCGGGCGTTTATCGAGGCGGAAGCCGTGACGCCCTTGACCCATGCGCGATAG
- the serA gene encoding phosphoglycerate dehydrogenase — protein MATKILVTDDISQAGIDILSGLQGAEVVVRTNLAPDELKEAIADADALVVRSQTRVTRDVIESAKKLKVIGRAGVGVDNIDLEAATRRGILVINAPDGNTIAAAEHTFAMMISLARHIPAAHRDLLQGNWNRKKWIGVELRGKTLAVLGMGRIGTEVAKRAKAFGMTVLGYDPFLTEERAQSLGVKRCDLDTAIREADFITVHTPLTKETHHMIDAGRIAQMKEGVRIINCARGGIIDEVALAEALEAGRVAGAAIDVFEQEPLPMDHPLRRCPNVVLTPHLGASTVEAQENVAIQVAEEIVQVLRDDTFEHAVNLPSLSQRQKERLAPYLALAEQLGLFAAQLAQGAPSSMTVRYAGDAADPDGGYLTRTVLKGFFSFQYNGEVNYVNALRYAEDAGLRVQEVRESRGRVYTNEVEISVATDNGTHRVTGTVLGEYGPRIVELDGYPIDTPIQGILIYTRHEDRPGMIGRIGTLLGDRDINIAGMQVGRRETGGEAVMLLSVDKRVPQDVIDEIAKHPGIRLVRAIEL, from the coding sequence ATGGCGACCAAGATTTTGGTGACGGACGACATCTCCCAGGCGGGCATCGACATCCTCTCCGGCCTTCAGGGCGCGGAGGTCGTGGTCAGGACGAATCTCGCGCCGGACGAGCTGAAGGAGGCCATTGCCGACGCGGACGCCCTTGTGGTGCGCTCGCAGACGCGCGTGACGAGGGACGTGATCGAGAGCGCGAAAAAGCTCAAGGTCATCGGCCGCGCGGGCGTCGGCGTCGACAACATCGATCTTGAGGCGGCCACGCGCCGCGGCATCCTGGTCATCAACGCCCCAGATGGCAACACCATTGCGGCGGCGGAGCACACCTTCGCGATGATGATCAGCCTTGCGCGGCACATCCCCGCGGCTCATCGGGATCTCCTCCAGGGCAACTGGAATCGCAAGAAGTGGATTGGCGTCGAGCTTCGCGGCAAGACGCTGGCGGTCCTCGGCATGGGCCGCATCGGCACGGAGGTCGCGAAGCGGGCGAAGGCGTTCGGCATGACTGTCCTCGGGTATGATCCGTTCCTGACGGAGGAGCGCGCGCAGAGCCTCGGCGTCAAGCGGTGCGATCTCGACACCGCCATCCGCGAGGCCGACTTCATCACCGTGCACACGCCGCTGACGAAAGAGACGCATCACATGATTGATGCCGGCCGGATCGCCCAGATGAAGGAGGGCGTGCGGATCATCAACTGCGCGCGCGGCGGCATCATCGACGAGGTGGCGCTCGCGGAGGCGCTCGAGGCGGGGCGCGTGGCGGGCGCCGCCATCGACGTGTTTGAGCAGGAGCCGCTGCCGATGGATCACCCGCTCAGGCGCTGCCCGAACGTCGTGTTGACGCCGCACCTCGGCGCGTCGACGGTGGAGGCGCAGGAGAACGTGGCGATTCAAGTGGCGGAGGAAATCGTGCAGGTGCTTCGCGACGACACCTTCGAGCACGCGGTCAACCTGCCGAGCCTGAGCCAGCGCCAGAAGGAGCGGCTCGCGCCTTATCTCGCCCTTGCGGAGCAACTGGGGCTGTTTGCGGCGCAGCTCGCGCAGGGCGCGCCCTCGAGCATGACCGTGCGCTACGCCGGTGACGCGGCCGATCCAGACGGCGGCTACCTCACCCGCACGGTGCTGAAGGGCTTCTTCAGCTTCCAGTACAACGGCGAGGTCAACTACGTCAACGCGCTGCGGTACGCGGAAGACGCGGGCCTGCGTGTGCAGGAGGTGCGCGAGTCGCGCGGCCGGGTGTACACGAACGAGGTGGAGATCTCGGTCGCGACGGACAACGGCACGCACCGCGTGACGGGCACGGTCCTCGGGGAGTACGGGCCGCGCATCGTCGAGCTCGACGGGTACCCCATTGACACGCCCATTCAAGGCATCCTCATCTACACGCGGCACGAGGACCGTCCCGGCATGATCGGCCGCATCGGCACGCTACTTGGCGATCGCGACATCAACATTGCCGGCATGCAGGTGGGCCGGCGGGAGACGGGCGGAGAAGCGGTGATGCTCCTGTCCGTCGACAAGCGCGTGCCGCAGGACGTGATCGACGAAATCGCGAAGCATCCGGGCATTCGACTGGTCAGGGCCATCGAGCTGTGA